TACCATTCCCGGCACTCTTCGCGGCCCGTCAGCTGGTAGCCCATCGCCATTGCGATCAGCGCCTCCAGGTGCACCCACCACAGCTTCTGATCCCACTCGAGCTGCTGGGGAGGCTTGCCCTCTGCATCGAGGAAATAGAAGATCCCCCCGTACTGTCGGTCCCAGCCGAAGTCGGCGATGCGCAGCGCAAGATCAACGCAAGTGTCAATCAACCGTCGGTCCTGCTTGCGGGCGGCGACCTCCATGATGAACCACATGCCCTCCAGGCCGTGCCCCGGGTTGATGAGCCGGCCGTCGAAGCAGTCGCAGTGGGATCCATCCGCGAACACGTGCTCGAATACCAGGCCCCGCTCGCGGTCAACGAACCGGGTCATGACTTCTTCCACGCATTTGTCTATCAGGCGCGCCGCTTCCTGGTCATCGAGCAGCCACTCCAGTTCCAGGGTCAGGTTGGACAGTATCATGGGTATGGCGAAGGGCTTGAGCGGGCGCGCGCCCGGCGCCGCTTTCGAGTATCTCCCCTTGGGGTCGTCCTTGCGGCGCCAGACGTTGTGATACGTCTGCAGCGCAATCCGCTTCGCGACCTCGTCGCCCGTGGCTAGCGCATACTGGCTGAACGCCATGGCCGCAAAACAGTCGGAGAATATGTTGTAGGGCTGGACCAGGGGATGGCCCTGTCGGTCCAAGGCGAAGTACCAGTTGCCCTCGGCATCCATGCCGTGCTCGCGCAAGAAGTCGGCGCCGAGGCGTGCGATGTCGAGCCATTCGGGCCGGCGCTCCAGCCGGTTGTGGAGCATGGAAAAGGTCCAAACCTGGCGCGCCTGAAGCCAGACGAACTTGTCGGTGTCGTAGACCTCCCCCTTGCGGTCGAGGCAGGTGAAGTACCCCCCGCACTCGCGGTCCAGCGAGTGCCGCTGCCAGAACGGCAGCACGTCCTCCAGCAGGTTGCCCAGGTACTGCTGCGCCTGGTCGCCGAACGCACTCATCTTGTCACCTCGCAGCCGGGGCCGATATCCAGCTCGTCGTGCGGCGCGTCGCCGCGGAGAGCCGGGAAAGCAGCGCCGCCCCGTGGAGAGCGTCACCCTATGCCGCGGCGGCCGGGGGCAGGCACTCCGGGAGCATCACCGCCACCAGTTCCCGGAGATGCTTGCGGATGGCGCTGCTCGCCGTCAGCTCCCACAGCGATGTTCCCATGTGCCGCAGCGCGAGGATGGAGGTGATCCACGCCTGCGTCCATCCGGATTCGATGCTCCACGCCCCCCAGCCGAGGTCCGCGCTGCTCGCCCAGTACTCCCAGCGCCTGAAGTCAAAGGCGCGGAACCACGCGCCGTCGAGCTCGGGATGCCGCTCCGAACGCACCTGGATGCGGCACAGGAACTTCGCGAGCCGCTCCTCGGCTTCCGCGTATAGCGGTTCGCCCGTCGCCGCCGCCGCCTCGTGCAGCCCGACGAACGCGAAGTTGGTGGTGTAGAGCAAGTCGCACGCCGGATCGCCGTTGGTCTGGATGAGCGGCGCCTCGCGGGTGCCGTATTCCTCGTTCGAGCGGGGGGGCTCGTATCTGCCCGTGCCGGGTGAGCCTACTTCCTCTTGGATCGCTCCACATGCATCCTGGCCGTTGAGCAGGTCCTGCGCCATTGATCGCAGCCATTGTCGGTGCTCGTCAGTGTCGTCGGCGCGCACCAGCCACGCCAAGGGCAGCAGCATCCGCCCGCGCTCCTGCTGGATGCCGTTCGTCCACCGCCACTGGTGGGGGTAAGCCTCCATGGTCAGCCGGATGGCGGTCCGCGGCCGTTCGAGGAACGGCTCAAAGCCGGTGCGCGCGTATGCCCACAGCAGGCACGCCCAGAGCCAACTCTCGTAGTGCGGCGCGAAGTGCGTGCGGGCGTCGGTCCAGTAGTGCCGCCACCCGTTCGCTTGCAGCGGCTGCTGGTCCAGGCGGTCGCTGCGGAAGCCCAGCGGGCCGGTCGTCCGCAAGTTCGCCAGCATGCACTTCAGCAGCCCCTCGTCCCAGCGGTCGGCGCGCAGCAGCGCGGAGGTCGCGATGGTGCCGAGCATCGAGCGCGCGTTGTCATCGCCGTAATATACGCCCTGGCTGCCCAGTGCCGCGAACCAATGGAGCAGGCCGTAGTCCGCGCTCGCCGGATCGGCGCGCGGGCCCTGGGCGATGGGCGAAGTGAAGTAGATGTAGTCACTCAGATTAGCCGCGACGGCGAGGTCCTCGGCCCGGCGCGAGATGGTCCCGCTGAAGGCCATGGCCATGGAGCCTTCGCCGATACAATCGTTGCGCAGCGACCCGCTCCAGTCCTGGGAGCCGTCGGCATGGATCTTGGCGCTGGCGCCCTCCAGCATGCCGTGGGAGCCGTCGCCGACGGGACATTCGACGGGTGCTTCCAGCCGCAGCGCGTCAGGCGAGTCGGGCTCCGCGGCGCACCGCCCGAGCCTGCGCTGCACGCTCTTCTCCCAGTCCGGATGTACGAATAGCTTGGACTTCCAGAACCACTCCGCCCCTCGGCGGAAGGCCTGCATCTCGACCTCCTCGGGCAGGGCGTCATTCGACCCGTATGCAGGGCGCACCGACGGAATCCAGTTCAGGGCTGCAGCGGGCGTCTGGCCCGTGACCCAGCCCAGAATCCACTGCCACACGGTCCGCCACGCCTCGACCGGCGCGTAGCGGGCGGTCACGAACTGGCTGAGCTTGGTCGTGGATACCAGAAGGCTGCCGCACTCATGCTCGTAGAGGATTGGGAAGACCTCGGGCGGCAGGCCGTAGACGGCGTGGTCGAATCCGGCCACGCGCGCGACGACCAGGTGCGGGTTCTCTGCGTGCGCGGGGACGAACCGGCAGCCGTGAATCGCCACGATGCGCAGCCGCTCCAGGCCGGGCGCAAACGCGTCGGAGGCGACGACGGCGCGTTCCCACGTGGTCTCGCGCGGCGCCGCCATGGCTGCCCCGGGCAGCGCGGCGGGGAACTCGACATACATCCGCTGTTTCTTCTTCGCGGCCGCGGCGTAGAGGCCGCGAGGTATCGGGGTTGCGACCTGCGGGTAACCGTCTGCCAGCACCATCACCCCCGCGCCCTCCGGAGCCGCCTGGACG
The sequence above is drawn from the Armatimonadota bacterium genome and encodes:
- a CDS encoding AGE family epimerase/isomerase; amino-acid sequence: MSAFGDQAQQYLGNLLEDVLPFWQRHSLDRECGGYFTCLDRKGEVYDTDKFVWLQARQVWTFSMLHNRLERRPEWLDIARLGADFLREHGMDAEGNWYFALDRQGHPLVQPYNIFSDCFAAMAFSQYALATGDEVAKRIALQTYHNVWRRKDDPKGRYSKAAPGARPLKPFAIPMILSNLTLELEWLLDDQEAARLIDKCVEEVMTRFVDRERGLVFEHVFADGSHCDCFDGRLINPGHGLEGMWFIMEVAARKQDRRLIDTCVDLALRIADFGWDRQYGGIFYFLDAEGKPPQQLEWDQKLWWVHLEALIAMAMGYQLTGREECREWYEKVHEYAWRHYPDPPHGEWFGYLNRRGEVLLEAKGGKWKGCFHVPRALYRCHRLLAMMEGA